A single window of Loxodonta africana isolate mLoxAfr1 chromosome 10, mLoxAfr1.hap2, whole genome shotgun sequence DNA harbors:
- the PNMA1 gene encoding paraneoplastic antigen Ma1, whose translation MAMTLLEDWCRGMDVNSQRALLVWGIPVNCDEAEIEDTLRAAMPQVPYRVLGRMFWREENAKAALLELTGAVDYANIPREMPGKGGVWKVVFKPPTSDAEFLERLHLFLAREGWTVQDVARVLGFQNPAPAPGPEMPAEMLNYILDNVIQPLVESIWYKKLTLFSGRDIPGPGEEAFDHWLEHTNEVMEEWQVSDLEKRRRLVESLRGPAADVIRILKTNNPAITSAECLKALEQVFGSVESSRDAQVRFLNTYQNPGEKLSAYVIRLEPLLQKVVEKGAIDKDNVNQARLEQVIAGANHSGAIRRQLWLTGAAEGPAPNLFQLLVQIREEEAKEEEEEAEAALLQLGLEGHF comes from the coding sequence ATGGCGATGACCCTGTTGGAAGACTGGTGCAGGGGGATGGATGTGAACTCCCAGAGAGCCCTGCTGGTCTGGGGGATCCCAGTGAACTGTGACGAGGCTGAAATCGAAGATACCCTCCGGGCTGCGATGCCCCAGGTGCCCTATCGAGTGCTTGGGAGAATGTTCTGGAGGGAAGAGAATGCGAAAGCAGCCTTGTTAGAGCTCACTGGCGCTGTCGATTACGCCAACATACCCAGGGAGATGCCGGGCAAGGGAGGGGTCTGGAAAGTGGTCTTTAAGCCCCCGACATCCGATGCTGAATTTTTAGAAAGGTTGCACCTCTTCCTGGCAAGAGAGGGGTGGACAGTGCAAGATGTCGCCCGAGTCCTTGGGTTTCAGAACCCCGCTCCGGCTCCAGGCCCAGAAATGCCAGCAGAGATGCTTAACTATATTTTGGATAATGTTATCCAGCCTCTTGTCGAGTCCATATGGTACAAGAAGCTGACGCTGTTCTCGGGGAGGGACATCCCGGGCCCTGGGGAGGAGGCCTTTGATCACTGGCTGGAGCACACTAATGAGGTCATGGAGGAGTGGCAGGTGTCCGATCTAGAAAAGAGGCGGCGGTTGGTGGAGAGCCTCAGAGGCCCCGCCGCCGATGTCATTCGCATCCTCAAGACCAACAACCCTGCGATAACCTCCGCCGAGTGTCTGAAGGCGCTGGAGCAGGTGTTTGGGAGCGTCGAGAGCTCCCGGGATGCCCAGGTCAGGTTTCTGAACACTTACCAGAACCCGGGAGAAAAGTTATCTGCTTATGTCATCCGTCTGGAGCCTCTGCTGCAGAAGGTGGTGGAGAAGGGGGCCATAGATAAAGATAACGTGAACCAGGCCCGCCTGGAGCAGGTCATTGCGGGGGCCAACCACAGCGGGGCCATCCGGAGGCAGCTGTGGCTGACCGGGGCTGCGGAGGGGCCGGCCCCGAACCTCTTCCAGTTGCTGGTGCAGATCCGCGAGGAGGAGgccaaggaggaggaggaggaggccgaGGCCGCCCTCCTGCAGTTAGGCCTGGAAGGGCACTTCTGA
- the DNAL1 gene encoding dynein axonemal light chain 1, with amino-acid sequence MAKATTIKEALARWEEKTGQKSSEAKEIKLYAQIPPIEKMDASLSMLANCEKLSLSTNCIEKIANLNGLKNLRILSLGRNNIKNLNGLEVVGDTLEELWISYNFIEKLKGIHVMKKLKILYMSNNLVKDWAEFLKLAELPCLEDLVFVGNPLEEKHSAEGNWIDEATKRVPKLKKLDGTPVIKEDEEEEN; translated from the exons GAAGAGAAAACTGGTCAGAAGTCATCCGAAGCCAAAGAGATAAAGCTTTATGCCCAGATACCCCCTATAGAGAAGATGGATGCATCCTTATCCATGCTGGCTAATTGCGA gAAGCTTTCACTGTCTACAAACTGCATTGAAAAAATTGCTAACCTGAATGGCTTAA AAAACTTGAGGATATTGTCATTAGGAAGAAACAACATAAAGAACTTAAATGGACTG GAAGTAGTAGGGGACACATTAGAAGAACTGTGGATCTCCTACAATTTTATTGAAAAGCTGAAAGGAATCCAtgtaatgaagaaattgaagattctcTACATGTCTAATAACCTAGTGAAAGACTGGG CTGAATTTCTGAAGCTGGCAGAACTGCCATGCCTGGAGGACCTGGTGTTTGTAGGCAATCCCTTGGAAGAGAAACACTCTGCTGAGGGGAACTGGATTGATGAGGCAACCAAGAGAGTACCCAAACTGAAGAAGCTGGATG gtaCCCCAGTAATTAAAGAGGATGAGGAAGAAGAAAACTAA